From Phaeocystidibacter marisrubri, the proteins below share one genomic window:
- a CDS encoding T9SS type A sorting domain-containing protein, producing the protein MRHVYSLILGLSSLAVSAQTLSAPIPQGVYGGRVLAMDQIVTGPSASRLYFSTESANSLFYMDIRYSSGYAIYDSVHPVPAADWDDGYGSGVHAVQGFETTGEAFFLANGTIYKVDPFASSATSVLNMAKNFIIETNTFVAVLNGMTPTSNDSLVWGTLNTSGGLTNSGGMGLTHQFNGAPKMIVDPLTNHLYLFEGGTTPYQMKIAANIHSLSSGASISSAVNPAPVDPNIEWITFGISPTGDWYVAGAPVFGAPPSTDKKIAISSDNGLTWNTSDFALPGPPGGTPGPNFAFTAVGAVRYAVYCGVAFSDSIGAPGSWREIGRAYTGNNNRANDGVVVIDMYNQGTTFITTNVGLGVSTYAADTVKGANLGLTAVQVNGIDMTDSYATGWFASKSGIRKVSAYKSSTPLWSDPIFPRGDGSPYYSVAIDPSDSLTVYVGNGRIYKTESGGAPTSSAPDGWTLVFDPMMGGTHGGTYNFPRIGTRVTGLAVSPLDPNIVYATYTLENTDDGGIFVSTDGGVTWTQEMIVAGAPGMDVDATDVVAVEESGKSVFYVSLASNPMTSGYYGIYRIEESGSGSRTKTAESAFGATDGIYKLSLTSGRDSLLAVYRTSSAINPPNRIYVKDIASSTWSYIVGPTGAVPTALTSGDGYIFTARDHEIYSHPIDSAVGSWTLAYSYPVGTKINVLYYDELLVGAGTGLYAHDWSGSIGLPESIAKSRAFPVYPVPSSNSLYWDVRDDVTIFDIHGKIHLSEEEVDHIDVSQLPKGIYIIQGERIGIQRFVIQ; encoded by the coding sequence ATGCGACACGTCTATTCCCTCATATTGGGACTGTCTTCTCTGGCGGTCTCTGCTCAAACGCTATCTGCACCCATTCCTCAAGGAGTTTATGGAGGAAGAGTGCTGGCTATGGATCAAATTGTAACTGGTCCTTCAGCATCACGACTCTATTTTTCTACCGAAAGTGCCAACTCACTTTTTTACATGGACATTCGATATTCCAGTGGCTACGCTATTTACGATTCGGTTCATCCCGTTCCAGCTGCAGATTGGGACGATGGATATGGAAGCGGCGTTCATGCTGTACAAGGTTTTGAAACCACTGGAGAAGCCTTCTTTTTAGCGAATGGCACCATCTATAAAGTAGACCCTTTTGCATCATCTGCCACTTCCGTATTGAACATGGCCAAGAACTTCATTATCGAGACGAATACTTTTGTGGCCGTTTTGAATGGAATGACCCCAACATCCAATGATTCATTGGTTTGGGGAACCTTGAACACCTCGGGGGGGCTAACAAACAGCGGAGGCATGGGGCTCACGCACCAATTCAATGGGGCGCCGAAAATGATTGTAGATCCACTCACCAACCACCTGTACCTTTTTGAAGGAGGAACAACGCCTTATCAAATGAAAATAGCGGCAAATATCCACAGTTTGTCGTCTGGTGCAAGCATTTCAAGCGCTGTTAATCCAGCACCAGTAGATCCCAATATTGAATGGATCACTTTTGGAATATCCCCAACGGGAGATTGGTATGTAGCAGGGGCTCCTGTTTTCGGCGCACCCCCATCAACCGATAAAAAGATCGCGATTTCTTCTGATAATGGTCTGACTTGGAATACTTCTGATTTTGCGCTTCCCGGCCCTCCCGGTGGAACACCAGGTCCTAATTTTGCCTTCACCGCGGTTGGTGCCGTACGATATGCGGTTTACTGCGGGGTTGCTTTTTCGGATTCCATTGGTGCACCTGGAAGTTGGAGGGAGATTGGACGGGCTTATACGGGCAACAATAACCGAGCAAACGATGGTGTTGTGGTAATTGATATGTACAATCAGGGTACGACGTTCATTACAACGAATGTAGGGTTGGGTGTGTCAACCTATGCAGCCGACACGGTAAAGGGAGCCAATCTAGGGCTCACTGCGGTACAAGTGAATGGCATCGACATGACAGATTCGTACGCCACTGGATGGTTTGCAAGTAAATCGGGTATTCGCAAAGTATCTGCTTATAAAAGTAGCACGCCGTTATGGAGTGATCCCATATTTCCAAGGGGTGACGGCTCACCTTATTACTCTGTAGCCATTGACCCTTCGGATAGTTTAACGGTATACGTTGGCAATGGCAGAATTTATAAAACAGAAAGTGGCGGGGCTCCTACGAGTTCGGCTCCTGATGGGTGGACATTGGTGTTTGACCCCATGATGGGCGGCACACACGGTGGAACCTATAACTTCCCACGAATTGGTACGCGTGTGACTGGACTGGCGGTGTCTCCTTTAGATCCAAACATTGTCTATGCGACATATACCTTAGAGAATACGGATGATGGAGGAATCTTTGTTTCAACGGATGGTGGTGTGACATGGACACAGGAGATGATCGTTGCTGGGGCGCCGGGAATGGATGTAGATGCAACGGATGTTGTGGCTGTTGAAGAAAGCGGGAAGTCGGTTTTCTATGTATCCCTTGCTTCAAATCCAATGACCAGCGGATATTATGGTATCTATCGAATTGAAGAAAGCGGATCGGGATCACGGACCAAGACGGCTGAAAGTGCATTCGGTGCCACCGATGGTATTTACAAGTTAAGTCTTACCAGTGGCCGAGATAGCTTGTTGGCAGTGTATAGAACCTCTTCTGCAATAAATCCTCCTAATCGTATATATGTTAAAGATATAGCGTCCAGTACTTGGAGTTATATTGTAGGTCCTACGGGTGCAGTTCCAACCGCCTTAACCAGCGGAGATGGCTATATATTCACAGCTAGAGATCATGAGATATATAGTCACCCTATAGATAGCGCAGTAGGTTCTTGGACATTGGCGTATTCCTATCCAGTAGGAACAAAAATCAATGTTCTCTACTACGATGAACTACTCGTGGGAGCGGGCACAGGATTGTACGCACACGATTGGAGTGGATCTATTGGACTTCCAGAGAGTATTGCAAAAAGTAGGGCATTCCCCGTTTATCCCGTTCCTTCAAGTAATAGTCTGTACTGGGATGTTCGTGATGATGTAACCATCTTCGACATCCATGGAAAGATCCACCTTTCTGAAGAGGAAGTTGATCACATCGATGTATCACAACTCCCCAAAGGTATCTATATCATTCAAGGAGAGCGTATTGGGATCCAGCGATTCGTAATTCAGTAA
- a CDS encoding DUF3820 family protein has translation MNPEILKEIVSYKMPFGKYEGRYLCDLPISYLEWFDRKNAFPQGKLGMQLRTIFEIKRNGLDYLLTPLIKSRTTK, from the coding sequence ATGAATCCAGAAATTCTGAAGGAAATCGTCTCGTACAAAATGCCCTTTGGTAAATACGAGGGACGATACCTATGTGATTTACCGATTAGCTATTTGGAATGGTTTGATCGGAAGAATGCCTTTCCACAAGGCAAGCTCGGAATGCAATTGCGCACTATCTTTGAAATCAAAAGAAATGGCTTGGATTATCTGTTAACGCCATTGATAAAGTCCCGCACCACCAAGTAA
- a CDS encoding ankyrin repeat domain-containing protein, whose product MTSAFSQTENRLLDKTFWQSQPTIQQVSQLVEAGNNPAEFNRWHFDPMVLALLNEAPIEVIEYLLNQEGNTVDKRTHDGRIYAHWAAYKGNQAALERFIHEGSNVTKLDDHGFTVATFAAYAGQTNPDLYDLMISAGSNLKTEVDLDGANALLLITPHLSSLDKLDYFIEKGLPLNSTNNQGYNAFDYAAKSGNIHVMQALIEAGIDFQSIRKDGGNATIMASKGMRRAPNGIAVFQFLKSVGVDPAVTTLNGENALHLLASSSSDLEVFRYFISAGLSPDASDELGNTPLMKAAARNSVDVVELLTKTSTDINATNSNGESALSMAVSGNSLEVVELLIQLGADVHVVDINGNNLSYFLSESLISGDQARFEQIMNALESAGFDFGTTSPNGDNLFHLAAQTGSEVLIKAALQHELDINATNGEGLTPLHIAALKANDDQILKLLISNGANLHSTTEFGETPYDLALENEVLRAQEINLSFLQD is encoded by the coding sequence ATGACATCAGCATTTAGTCAGACAGAGAACCGCCTGCTGGACAAAACTTTCTGGCAATCGCAACCGACCATTCAACAGGTTTCACAGCTCGTGGAAGCCGGAAATAATCCAGCAGAATTCAATCGTTGGCACTTTGATCCGATGGTATTGGCTCTTTTGAATGAAGCTCCAATTGAGGTCATTGAATACTTGTTGAATCAAGAAGGTAATACCGTTGATAAGCGTACACACGACGGTAGAATCTATGCCCATTGGGCCGCCTACAAGGGAAATCAGGCCGCTTTAGAACGGTTTATTCATGAAGGTAGTAATGTTACTAAACTCGACGATCACGGATTTACAGTTGCCACATTTGCAGCTTATGCAGGTCAGACGAATCCAGACCTTTATGATTTAATGATTTCAGCTGGTTCGAACCTCAAGACAGAGGTGGATTTGGATGGAGCTAACGCCCTCCTCCTTATCACCCCTCACCTTTCTTCACTAGACAAGCTCGATTACTTTATTGAAAAAGGTCTACCTCTAAATAGCACCAATAATCAGGGATACAATGCTTTCGATTACGCAGCGAAATCAGGAAACATCCATGTAATGCAAGCACTAATAGAGGCTGGGATTGATTTTCAATCCATAAGGAAAGATGGAGGTAACGCGACAATAATGGCGAGTAAAGGAATGCGCCGAGCTCCAAATGGGATAGCGGTTTTTCAGTTTTTGAAAAGTGTTGGGGTGGATCCAGCCGTTACGACTTTGAATGGCGAAAACGCGTTGCATCTCCTCGCATCTTCATCTTCAGACTTAGAAGTCTTTCGGTATTTCATATCCGCTGGACTCTCGCCTGATGCTTCAGATGAATTGGGAAATACGCCTCTCATGAAAGCGGCTGCTAGAAATAGCGTGGACGTGGTAGAGCTCCTCACCAAGACATCGACCGACATCAATGCGACAAATAGCAACGGTGAATCTGCACTCTCAATGGCGGTATCTGGAAATTCACTGGAAGTTGTTGAGCTACTCATTCAATTGGGTGCCGATGTCCATGTGGTAGATATCAATGGAAACAACCTGTCTTACTTCCTTTCGGAATCATTGATTTCGGGTGATCAGGCTCGATTTGAACAAATCATGAACGCCTTGGAATCCGCTGGATTCGACTTCGGCACCACTTCACCAAATGGAGATAATCTCTTCCACTTAGCGGCTCAGACGGGAAGTGAAGTATTGATAAAAGCGGCGCTGCAACATGAATTAGATATAAATGCCACTAACGGAGAGGGATTAACCCCTCTTCACATAGCCGCACTTAAGGCGAATGACGATCAAATCCTAAAGCTGCTCATTTCAAATGGCGCCAACCTCCATAGCACGACAGAGTTTGGAGAAACACCATACGATCTGGCTCTTGAAAACGAAGTATTGCGTGCTCAGGAAATCAATCTCAGCTTCTTACAAGACTAA
- a CDS encoding low molecular weight protein-tyrosine-phosphatase, whose product MKILMVCLGNICRSPMAEGILRHRAEGTNIEVDSAGTSAFHIGENPDPRAVMTTRKHDVKIDKLVGRQFTVADFDAFDRIYVMDKSNLKNVLDLARNEEDKLKVSLLLDEADNMPKGMEVPDPYYGGNRGFEDVFTMIDSAAEAIVKKYGK is encoded by the coding sequence ATGAAGATTCTAATGGTATGTCTCGGGAATATTTGCCGCTCTCCAATGGCTGAGGGCATCTTACGTCACCGAGCTGAAGGGACAAATATTGAGGTAGATTCTGCTGGAACATCCGCTTTTCACATTGGAGAAAATCCAGACCCAAGAGCAGTGATGACCACACGCAAGCACGATGTGAAGATCGACAAACTCGTTGGCCGTCAATTCACGGTTGCCGATTTCGATGCCTTTGATCGCATCTATGTGATGGATAAGTCCAACTTGAAAAACGTTCTCGACCTCGCTAGAAATGAAGAGGATAAGTTGAAAGTTTCCCTACTATTAGACGAAGCTGATAACATGCCGAAAGGAATGGAAGTTCCAGATCCGTACTACGGAGGCAATCGGGGATTTGAGGACGTATTTACGATGATTGATAGTGCTGCTGAAGCTATCGTTAAGAAGTACGGTAAATGA
- a CDS encoding IMPACT family protein has protein sequence MSESIEDTYKTIHQPGEALFKDRGSKFFAYVFPVRTEDDFKERLAELKKEHYQARHHCYAWRINPDEIAFRANDDGEPSHSAGTPILYALQSAEVVNVGAIVVRYFGGTKLGVGGLINAYRTATEEALQSTKIEVNQLEHGGVLTTDYNHMSQVLHLFDKLDVTIEKQVLEYDCRYTISFRRSHLDHLESTIEPMENTIFERKF, from the coding sequence ATGAGTGAATCCATAGAAGACACCTACAAAACCATACACCAACCAGGGGAAGCTCTGTTTAAAGACAGGGGTAGTAAGTTCTTCGCTTATGTTTTCCCAGTTCGAACAGAAGATGATTTCAAGGAACGGCTAGCAGAGTTGAAGAAAGAACATTACCAAGCGCGACATCACTGTTATGCTTGGCGCATCAATCCCGATGAAATTGCCTTTCGTGCCAACGATGATGGCGAACCTTCTCACAGTGCAGGAACCCCTATTTTATATGCATTACAGTCGGCAGAAGTTGTAAATGTTGGAGCTATCGTTGTTCGGTATTTTGGAGGCACGAAGCTGGGTGTTGGAGGATTGATCAACGCATATCGAACAGCCACAGAGGAAGCCCTTCAATCCACAAAAATTGAAGTAAACCAATTGGAACATGGAGGTGTTCTTACAACGGATTACAACCACATGAGTCAGGTCCTACACCTATTCGATAAATTGGACGTTACCATTGAAAAGCAAGTGTTGGAATACGATTGTCGATACACCATTTCATTTCGGCGATCTCACCTAGATCATTTGGAATCAACCATTGAGCCTATGGAAAACACTATCTTTGAAAGGAAATTCTGA
- a CDS encoding SAM-dependent methyltransferase, giving the protein MTPELPPAPLYLIPSRIADTEPLEVLPLSIKKVVDSIDHYIVENEKTTREFIRRVHPGKSQPSLHFSIYNQYTDEAEIPDLLKPCKEGFPVGLISDAGAPAIGDPGELLILKAHEYKIRVIPLVGPSSVVLALMASGLNGNQFTFHGFLPAEKSVRKKKLATLEKRALKGETQIFMESPLQNDKFLEDILSTCLDETLLCIATHITSPDEEIYTQSVGEWKNQPPSLDKRPTLFLLGSSPL; this is encoded by the coding sequence ATGACACCTGAACTCCCTCCTGCCCCACTCTATCTTATACCTTCGAGAATAGCGGATACCGAACCTCTCGAGGTTTTGCCACTTTCCATTAAGAAGGTGGTAGACTCCATTGATCACTACATCGTAGAGAATGAGAAAACCACTCGGGAGTTTATTCGAAGAGTTCACCCTGGCAAGTCGCAGCCCAGCCTGCATTTCAGCATCTACAATCAATATACCGATGAGGCTGAGATTCCAGACTTACTCAAACCTTGTAAAGAGGGTTTTCCCGTTGGACTCATCTCGGACGCGGGTGCTCCCGCCATTGGTGATCCAGGTGAGCTCCTCATCTTAAAGGCTCACGAATACAAGATTCGCGTGATACCGCTAGTAGGGCCTTCATCTGTAGTATTGGCGCTCATGGCTTCGGGTCTGAATGGAAATCAATTCACATTCCACGGATTCCTGCCTGCAGAAAAGAGTGTTCGCAAGAAGAAATTAGCCACGCTTGAAAAGAGAGCACTCAAGGGAGAAACTCAAATATTTATGGAGTCTCCTCTCCAGAATGATAAATTTCTCGAGGACATACTCTCCACATGCTTAGATGAAACCTTGCTTTGCATTGCTACGCACATCACTTCGCCTGACGAGGAGATTTACACACAATCCGTAGGCGAATGGAAGAACCAACCACCTAGCCTCGACAAACGCCCTACCCTGTTTTTACTAGGCTCTTCACCCCTATGA
- a CDS encoding DUF2271 domain-containing protein, with the protein MKRNTILALLAITLIFGFKSDTTESKSFKCMIQMTNYQGEGAYVVISLINPEGDYERTLYILGDDSEWYHSIPEWWDYFGKEPRNVDGITGATLAGGERSISIIEIDESVLNAGYKLRFETAVEEVGYHTSDVEFPLTTENVSGKYEGTGFIRYVRMIPN; encoded by the coding sequence ATGAAAAGAAACACAATATTGGCGCTACTCGCCATCACACTCATCTTTGGCTTCAAGAGCGACACCACTGAATCAAAGAGTTTCAAGTGTATGATTCAAATGACGAATTATCAGGGAGAAGGTGCATACGTTGTAATTTCCCTCATCAATCCAGAAGGCGATTATGAGCGAACCCTTTACATCTTGGGTGATGATTCAGAATGGTATCACTCTATTCCAGAGTGGTGGGATTACTTCGGCAAAGAACCTCGCAACGTGGATGGAATCACAGGAGCAACCTTAGCGGGTGGAGAACGCAGCATTAGTATTATTGAAATTGATGAAAGCGTGCTCAATGCGGGATATAAATTGCGTTTTGAAACCGCGGTTGAAGAAGTGGGATATCATACGAGTGATGTAGAGTTTCCGCTGACTACAGAGAATGTTTCAGGCAAATACGAAGGAACCGGCTTCATCCGATACGTTCGAATGATTCCGAACTAA
- the mnmE gene encoding tRNA uridine-5-carboxymethylaminomethyl(34) synthesis GTPase MnmE, with the protein MSYIEDTICALATPPGMGAIGVIRVSGPKAIEIADSIYRAPNPKKKLVDAKGQTLHFGSIVDGENLVDEVLISLFRAPHSYTGENVVEINIHGSTFIQRRMMELLIRKGARSARPGEFTLRAFGNGKMDLSQAEAVGDLIASENEAAHKVAMHQMRGGVRQEVAKLREELINFASLIELELDFAEEDVEFADRTALETLLNTITSTVNRLISSFSLGNAIVEGIPVAIVGAPNAGKSTLLNALLKEERAIVSDIEGTTRDTVEDEIHLGGLTFRFIDTAGLREAQDEIERIGIERSYAKIDQAKVVLYLFDASKAEASSEAERIQKIKDRAGDKPVIVIANKVDALRSADELAAFPTTDLQLSAKHHKGIQELEEHLLSTVEIERLQESDTVITNTRHYEALLRTQEDVERIQNGLNTGISGDLLAFDIRQALAHLGEITGEITTDDLLGNIFANFCIGK; encoded by the coding sequence ATGTCCTACATTGAAGATACTATCTGTGCATTGGCCACGCCTCCAGGAATGGGTGCTATCGGCGTTATTCGTGTAAGTGGTCCAAAGGCCATAGAAATCGCTGATTCCATTTATCGGGCTCCAAATCCCAAGAAGAAGCTTGTTGATGCCAAGGGACAGACCCTACATTTTGGTTCTATAGTGGATGGAGAGAATTTGGTGGATGAAGTACTCATCTCACTCTTTAGAGCGCCACATTCGTACACCGGAGAGAATGTAGTTGAAATCAACATTCACGGCTCCACCTTCATTCAGCGCAGAATGATGGAGTTATTGATTCGCAAAGGTGCGCGATCTGCTCGTCCAGGTGAATTTACCTTGAGAGCTTTTGGCAACGGCAAAATGGACCTTTCTCAGGCAGAAGCCGTGGGGGATCTCATTGCGAGCGAAAATGAAGCGGCACACAAGGTAGCCATGCATCAAATGCGCGGAGGCGTTCGTCAGGAGGTGGCCAAACTTCGAGAAGAACTCATCAACTTCGCTTCACTCATCGAATTGGAATTGGACTTTGCCGAGGAAGATGTAGAGTTTGCCGATCGCACAGCGCTTGAAACTTTGCTCAACACCATTACCTCTACTGTTAACCGACTCATTTCATCATTCAGTTTGGGGAATGCCATAGTAGAGGGAATTCCTGTAGCCATTGTAGGTGCTCCCAATGCGGGAAAGAGCACACTTCTAAACGCATTACTCAAAGAAGAACGCGCCATCGTTTCAGACATAGAAGGCACCACCAGAGATACGGTGGAAGATGAAATTCACTTGGGTGGACTCACCTTTCGTTTCATTGATACCGCTGGATTGCGAGAAGCCCAAGATGAAATTGAGCGCATCGGCATTGAACGGAGTTACGCCAAGATCGATCAAGCAAAAGTAGTACTCTACTTATTTGACGCCTCCAAAGCCGAAGCCTCTAGCGAAGCGGAACGCATCCAAAAGATAAAGGACCGCGCGGGTGACAAGCCCGTTATCGTTATTGCCAACAAGGTAGATGCACTTCGTTCGGCCGATGAACTTGCCGCATTCCCTACCACCGACCTTCAGCTCTCGGCTAAGCATCACAAGGGAATTCAAGAGCTCGAAGAACACTTGCTGAGCACAGTAGAGATAGAACGCCTTCAGGAGAGCGACACGGTAATTACCAACACCAGACACTACGAAGCTCTACTTCGCACCCAAGAAGACGTAGAACGCATTCAAAATGGCCTTAACACCGGCATCAGCGGCGACCTTCTTGCCTTCGATATTCGTCAGGCACTCGCTCACCTTGGAGAAATTACGGGTGAAATCACTACAGATGACTTGCTAGGGAACATTTTTGCGAATTTCTGTATCGGGAAGTAA
- the dnaA gene encoding chromosomal replication initiator protein DnaA — translation MDRTAETVWKGCLEYIQDNINSQAFKTWFLPIKPLKLQGVVLTIQVPSKFFYEWLEEHYIKLLKSAITRELGDDAKLVYSIVMENTYGNSNPHTVKIPSTNRGPIKNPQVSMPVEIGGNDGIRNPFIIPGLKKVHVESQLNPNYTFESFIEGDCNRLARSAGYAVANKPGGTSFNPLLIYGGVGLGKTHLAHAIGIEIKDRYPEKTVLYVSAEKFTQQFIDSIRNNTKNDFVHFYQMIDVLIIDDVQSFSGKEKTQDVFFEIFNHLHQHGKQVVLTSDRAPVDLQGMEQRLLSRFKWGLSADLQKPDLETRIAILRKKLFTDGIEMPDDVVEYLAYSINSNVRELEGALISLLAQSSLNKKKITVDLAKQMIDKFVKNTTREISIDYIQKVVCDYFDMPMELLKSKTRKREIVQARQLTMFFSKQLTKNSLATIGAQCGNKDHATVLHACRTVNNLAETDKRFRTYVDDLRKKLTLA, via the coding sequence ATGGACAGAACCGCTGAAACCGTCTGGAAGGGTTGTCTTGAATATATTCAGGACAATATCAACAGCCAAGCTTTCAAAACGTGGTTCTTGCCTATCAAGCCTCTCAAGCTTCAAGGTGTAGTTCTAACCATTCAGGTACCTAGTAAATTCTTTTACGAGTGGCTGGAAGAACATTACATCAAATTGTTGAAATCAGCAATCACCAGAGAGCTAGGAGACGATGCCAAGTTGGTTTACAGCATCGTTATGGAGAATACCTATGGCAACTCCAATCCGCACACGGTTAAGATCCCTAGCACGAACAGAGGACCAATTAAAAATCCACAGGTAAGCATGCCGGTGGAAATTGGCGGGAATGATGGAATCCGCAATCCTTTCATCATTCCTGGATTGAAGAAGGTGCACGTTGAGTCGCAGCTTAATCCAAACTACACATTTGAGAGTTTTATTGAAGGAGATTGTAACCGCCTAGCTCGTTCAGCAGGTTATGCTGTAGCGAACAAACCCGGAGGAACCTCTTTCAACCCCCTTCTGATTTACGGAGGTGTGGGCTTAGGTAAGACCCATTTAGCACACGCTATTGGTATTGAAATTAAAGACCGCTACCCTGAGAAGACCGTTCTTTATGTTTCGGCAGAAAAGTTCACGCAACAGTTTATTGATTCCATCCGCAACAACACAAAAAACGACTTCGTTCACTTCTACCAAATGATTGATGTACTCATTATTGATGATGTACAGAGCTTCAGCGGTAAGGAGAAAACGCAAGATGTGTTCTTTGAGATCTTCAATCACCTTCACCAGCACGGCAAGCAAGTGGTATTGACTTCCGACCGCGCTCCGGTTGATCTTCAAGGAATGGAACAACGCCTACTCAGTCGTTTTAAATGGGGATTGAGTGCCGATTTGCAAAAGCCAGATTTGGAAACTCGAATCGCCATCTTGCGCAAAAAACTATTTACGGATGGAATTGAGATGCCGGATGATGTAGTAGAATACCTTGCCTACAGCATCAATTCGAATGTACGTGAACTCGAAGGAGCCCTGATCTCCCTCTTGGCTCAATCTAGCTTGAACAAAAAGAAAATCACTGTCGACCTTGCCAAGCAAATGATCGACAAGTTCGTTAAGAACACAACTCGCGAAATTTCCATTGACTACATTCAAAAGGTGGTATGCGATTACTTCGACATGCCAATGGAATTGCTCAAGTCAAAGACGCGAAAGCGCGAAATTGTACAAGCGAGACAACTGACGATGTTCTTCTCCAAACAACTCACCAAAAATTCGCTGGCAACCATCGGAGCACAATGTGGTAACAAAGACCACGCTACGGTACTACACGCTTGCCGAACCGTGAACAACTTAGCAGAGACAGACAAGCGTTTCCGAACCTATGTAGACGACTTGAGAAAGAAACTGACTCTCGCCTAA
- a CDS encoding acyl-CoA thioesterase codes for MVTTETFVRVRYSETDQMGVVYYGNYAQYYEVGRVELLRELGMSYRALEESGTMLPVLQLECKYIRPARYDDRLKVVTKITELPNTRIRFEHEIYNEEEVLLNVGSVTLVFVNMETNRPQKAPQSVIDIFSPYFINESE; via the coding sequence ATGGTTACGACTGAAACTTTTGTCCGTGTCCGATATTCCGAAACGGATCAAATGGGTGTGGTGTATTATGGAAATTACGCTCAATATTACGAAGTAGGTAGGGTAGAGTTACTTAGAGAGTTGGGGATGAGTTACAGAGCCCTTGAAGAGAGCGGAACAATGCTTCCCGTTCTTCAGTTGGAATGCAAGTATATTCGTCCTGCCAGATATGACGACCGCTTGAAAGTGGTTACGAAAATCACAGAACTTCCCAACACACGCATTCGTTTTGAACATGAAATTTACAATGAAGAGGAGGTTCTTCTCAATGTGGGTTCGGTAACCTTGGTGTTTGTAAATATGGAAACAAACCGACCGCAGAAGGCTCCGCAGTCGGTTATAGATATCTTCAGCCCCTATTTTATTAACGAGAGCGAATAA
- a CDS encoding DMT family transporter, whose protein sequence is MIYLLLSIACSTFIFVIFKWFGKFNVNNLQAIVANYFIAGTLGWLPLSGSVEHPESLLEWGVWPFAIGFLFITLFQLMAKITQDYGVNVVSVTVKMSFIIPILFGVWMHGERLSTFHIIGILLAILAVYSINKPENSSGNFEWKGPLILFVGSGVLDATMKIVESGVAKENHLATFTSSAFAVAGILGVLYLLYSIYIQKKTTWDAKSWLWGIVLGIPNYGSIFFLLKALGGDFPSAILYPINNVGIVAISAVIARLFFAEYFTKWRIIGLVTAAFAILSLLN, encoded by the coding sequence ATGATCTATCTTCTGCTGAGCATCGCCTGCTCCACCTTTATTTTTGTGATATTCAAGTGGTTTGGCAAATTTAATGTGAACAACCTCCAAGCCATTGTTGCCAATTATTTTATTGCTGGAACCTTGGGGTGGCTTCCACTTTCAGGAAGCGTGGAGCATCCAGAATCCCTTTTGGAATGGGGAGTTTGGCCATTCGCAATTGGGTTTCTCTTTATCACCCTCTTCCAGCTTATGGCAAAGATTACCCAAGACTACGGTGTAAACGTGGTTTCGGTAACCGTAAAAATGTCCTTCATCATTCCCATTTTATTCGGTGTTTGGATGCATGGAGAAAGGCTCTCCACTTTTCACATCATCGGAATCCTTCTGGCCATCCTCGCGGTGTATAGCATTAACAAGCCTGAGAATTCATCAGGGAATTTTGAATGGAAAGGACCACTCATACTCTTTGTAGGAAGTGGTGTTCTGGATGCAACTATGAAGATTGTGGAAAGCGGTGTAGCCAAAGAAAATCACCTTGCAACATTTACCAGTTCTGCCTTTGCTGTTGCGGGAATTTTGGGCGTTCTCTATCTTCTTTATTCCATTTACATTCAAAAGAAAACAACATGGGACGCCAAGAGTTGGCTTTGGGGAATTGTGCTTGGCATCCCCAATTATGGGAGTATTTTCTTCTTACTAAAAGCCTTAGGAGGAGACTTCCCCAGCGCCATCTTGTACCCGATTAACAATGTTGGAATAGTTGCGATATCTGCTGTTATTGCCCGACTATTCTTTGCAGAATATTTTACAAAGTGGCGAATTATCGGATTGGTTACTGCCGCTTTTGCCATCTTGAGTTTATTGAATTAG